The genomic DNA AATTCATACTCAGATAACCATTTGAGGGGAACTTGACATCAATTTTCTGCTAAAACTTGACATTCCTGCAATTTATTCTTACGCGCAACAAATTTGTAATAAgcgaacaaataaataaacaaaatacgGATaggaatagtaaaaaattaaataacccATTGATTTCGAATGCTTCCCTGTGGAATAGCTTTAATTCAGAAGTGCTCACAAATAACATGGATCTGCATAACAGTAATATTcaacaaaattgaaaaaatgatcattataattatagctACAACTACATAGAGTTCCAAACTTACGAACAATAAATCGGAATAACAGCAAACTTTATTTCTTGAATCTTTATATAACTATCGATTCAACCGTATCAGGAATTTCATGGATTAGCTTCTGTGACGGGTTTACTTTCCGGAGTTGGAGGTGCGTCTGTGACGGGTTTACTTCCCGGAGCTGGAGATGCGTCTGTGGCGGGTTTACTCTCTGGAGTTGGAGGTGCATCTGTGACAGGTTTACCTTCTGAAGTTGGAGGTGCATCTGTGACAGGTTTACTTCCCGGAGCTGGAGATGCGTCTGTGGCGGGTTAACCCTCTGGAGTTGGAGGTGCGTCTGTGACGGGTTTACTCGCTGGAGTTGGAGGTGCATCGGTGACAGGTTTACCCTCTAGAGTTGGAGGTGCGTCTGTGGCAGGTTTACCCTCTGGAGTTGGAGGTGCATCTGTGGCGGGTTTACTCTCTGGAGTTGGAGGTGCGTCTGTGGCAGGTTTACCCTCTGGAGTTGGAGGTGCGTCTGTGACGGGTTTACTTCCCGGAGCTGGAGGTGCGTCTGTGACGGGTTTACTTGCTGGAGTTGGAGGTGCATCTGTGACAGGTTTACCCTCTGGAGTTGGAGGTGCGTCTGTGACAGGTTTACTTCCCGGAGCTGGAGGTGCGTCTGTGGCGGGTTTACTCTCTGGAGTTGGAGGTGCGTCTGTGGCAGGTTTACCCTCTGGAGTTGGAGGTGCGTCTGTGACGGGTTTACTTCCCGGAGCTGGAGGTGCGTCTGTGACGGGTTTACTTGCTGGAGTTGGAGGTGCATCTGTGACAGGTTTACCCTCTGGAGTTGGAGGTGCGTCTGTGACAGGTTTACTTCCCGGAGCTGGAGGTGCGTCTGTGGCGGGTTTACTCTCTGGAGTTGGAGGTGCGTCTGTGGCAGGTTTACCCTCTGGAGTTGGAGGTGCGTCTGTGACGGGTTTACTTCCCGGAGCTGGAGGTGCGTCTGTGACGGGTTTACTTGCTGGAGTTGGAGGTGCATCTGTGACAGGTTTACCCTCTGGAGTTGGAGGTGCGTCTGTGACAGGCTTACTTCCCGGAGCTGGAGGTGCGTCTGTGACGGGTTTACTTGCTGGAGTTGGAGGTGCATCTGTGACAGGTTTACCCTCTGGAGTTGGAGGTGCGTCTGTGACAGGCTTACTTCCCGGAGCTGGAGGTGCGTCTGTGGCGGGTTTACTTGCTGGAGTTGGAGGTGCATCTGTGACAGGTTTACCCTCTGGAGTTGGAGGTGCGTCTGTGGCAGGTTTACCCTCTGGAGTTGGAGGTGCGTCTGTGACGGGTTTACTTCCCGGAGCTGGAGGTGCGTCTGTGACGGGTTTACTTGCTGGAGTTGGAGGTGCATCTGTGACAGGTTTACCCTCTGGAGTTGGAGGTGCGTCTGTGACAGGTTTACTTCCCGGAGCTGGAGGTGCGTCTGTGGCGGGTTTACTCTCTGGAGTTGGAGGTGCGTCTGTGGCAGGCTTACCCTCTGGAGTTGGAGGTGCGTCTGTGACGGGTTTACTTCCCGGAGCTGGAGGTGCGTCTGTGACGGGTTTACTTGCTGGAGTTGGAGGTGCATCTGTGACAGGTTTACCCTCTGGAGTTGGAGGTGCGTCTGTGACAGGTTTACTTCCCGGAGCTGGAGGTGCGTCTGTGGCGGGTTTACTCTCTGGAGTTGGAGGTGCGTCTGTGGCAGGTTTACCCTCTGGAGTTGGAGGTGCGTCTGTGACGGGTTTACTTCCCGGAGCTGGAGGTGCGTCTGTGACGGGTTTACTTGCTGGAGTTGGAGGTGCATCTGTGACAGGTTTACCCTCTGGAGTTGGAGGTGCGTCTGTGACAGGTTTACTTCCCGGAGCTGGAGGTGCGTCTGTGGCGGGTTTACTCTCTGGAGTTGGAGGTGCGTCTGTGGCAGGTTTACCCTCTGGAGTTGGAGGTGCGTCTGTGACGGGTTTACTTCCCGGAGCTGGAGGTGCGTCTGTGACGGGTTTACTTGCTGGAGTTGGAGGTGCATCTGTGACAGGTTTACCCTCTGGAGTTGGAGGTGCGTCTGTGACGGGTTTACTCTCTGGAGTTGGAGGTGCGTCTGTGGCAGGTTTACCCTCTGGAGTTGGAGGTGCGTCTGTGACGGGTTTACTTCCCGGAGCTGGAGGTGCGTCTGTGGCGGGTTTACTCTCTGGAGTTGGAGGTGCGTCTGTGGCAGGTTTACCCTCTGGAGTTGAAGGTGCGTCTGTGACGGGTTTACTTCCCGGAGCTGGAGGTGCGTCTGTGACGGGTTTACTTGCTGGAGTTGGAGGTGCATCTGTGACAGGTTTACCCTCTGGAGTTGGAGGTGCGTCTGTGACAGGTTTACTTCCCGGAGCTGGAGGTGCGTCTGTGGCGGGTTTACTCTCTGGAGTTGGAGGTGCGTCTGCGGCAGGTTTACCCTCTGGAGTTGGAGGTGCGTCTGTGACGGGTTTACTTCCCGGAGCTGGAGGTGCGTCTGTGACGGGTTTACTTGCTGGAGTTGGAGGTGCATCTGTGACAGGTTTACCCTCTGGAGTTGGAGGTGCGTCTGTGACAGGCTTACTTCCCGGAGCTGGAGGTGCGTCTGTGACGGGTTTACTTGCTGGAGTTGGAGGTGCATCTGTGACAGGTTTACCCTCTGGAGTTGGAGGTGCGTCTGTGACAGGCTTACTTCCCGGAGCTGGAGGTGCGTCTGTGGCGGGTTTACTTGCTGGAGTTGGAGGTGCATCTGTGACAGGTTTACCCTCTGGAGTTGGAGGTGCGTCTGTGGCAGGTTTACCCTCTGGAGTTGGAGGTGCGTCTGTGACGGGTTTACTTCCCGGAGCTGGAGGTGCGTCTGTGACGGGTTTACTTGCTGGAGTTGGAGGTGCATCTGTGACAGGTTTACCCTCTGGAGTTGGAGGTGCGTCTGTGACAGGTTTACTTCCCGGAGCTGGAGGTGCGTCTGTGGCGGGTTTACTCTCTGGAGTTGGAGGTGCGTCTGTGGCAGGTTTACCCTCTGGAGTTGGAGGTGCGTCTGTGACGGGTTTACTTCCCGGAGCTGGAGGTGCGTCTGTGACGGGTTTACTTGCTGGAGTTGGAGGTGCATCTGTGACAGGTTTACCCTCTGGAGTTGGAGGTGCGTCTGTGACAGGTTTACTTCCCGGAGCTGGAGGTGCGTCTATGGCGGGTTTACTCTCTGGAGTTGGAGGTGCGTCTGTGGCAGGTTTACCCTCTGGAGTTGGAGGTGCGTCTGTGACGGGTTTACTTCCCGGAGCTGGAGGTGCGTCTGTGACGGGTTTACTTGCTGGAGTTGGAGGTGCATCTGTGACAGGTTTACCCTCTGGAGTTGGAGGTGCGTCTGTGACAGGTTTACTTCCCGGAGCTGGAGGTGCGTCTGTGGCGGGTTTACTCTCTGGAGTTGGAGGTGCGTCTGTGGCAGGTTTACCCTCTGGAGTTGGAGGTGCGTCTGTGACGGGTTTACTTCCCGGAGCTGGAGGTGCGTCTGTGACGGGTTTACTTGCTGGAGTTGGAGGTGCATCTGTGACAGGTTTACCCTCTGGAGTTGGAGGTGCGTCTGTGACAGGCTTACTTCCCGGAGCTGGAGGTGCGTCTGTGACGGGTTTACTTGCTGGAGTTGGAGGTGCATCTGTGACAGGTGTACCCTCTGGAGTTGGAGGTGCGTCTGTGACAGGCTTACTTCCCGGAGCTGGAGGTGCGTCTGTGGCGGGTTTACTTGCTGGAGTTGGAGGTGCATCTGTGACAGGTTTACCCTCTGGAGTTGGAGGTGCGTCTGTGACAGGTTTACTTCCCGGAGCTGGAGGTGCGTCTGTGGCGGGTTTACTCTCTGGAGTTGGAGGTGCGTCTGTGGCAGGTTTACCCTCTGGAGTTGGAGGTGCGTCTGTGACGGGTTTACTTCCCGGAGCTGGAGGTGCGTCTGTGACGGGTTTACTTGCTGGAGTTGGAGGTGCATCTGTGACAGGTTTACCCTCTGGAGTTGGAGGTGCGTCTGTGACAGGTTTACTTCCCGGAGCTGGAGGTGCGTCTGTGGCGGGTTTACTCTCTGGAGTTGGAGGTGCGTCTGTGGCAGGTTTACCCTCTGGAGTTGGAGGTGCGTCTGTGACGGGTTTACTTCCCGGAGCTGGAGGTGCGTCTGTGACGGGTTTACTTGCTGGAGTTGGAGGTGCATCTGTGACAGGTTTACCCTCTGGAGTTGGAGGTGCGTCTGTGACAGGCTTACTTCCCGGAGCTGGAGGTGCGTCTGTGACGGGTTTACTTGCTGGAGTTGGAGGTGCATCTGTGACAGGTTTACCCTCTGGAGTTGGAGGTGCGTCTGTGACAGGCTTACTTCCCGGAGCTGGAGGTGCGTCTGTGGCGGGTTTACTTGCTGGAGTTGGAGGTGCATCTGTGACAGGTTTACCCTCTGGAGTTGGAGGTGCGTCTGTGACAGGTTTACTTCCCGGAGCTGGAGGTGCGTCTGTGGCGGGTTTACTCTCTGGAGTTGGAGGTGCGTCTGTGGCAGGTTTACCCTCTGGAGTTGGAGGTGCGTCTGTGACGGGTTTACTTCCCGGAGCTGGAGGTGCGTCTGTGACGGGTTTACTTGCTGGAGTTGGAGGTGCATCTGTGACAGGTTTACCCTCTGGAGTTGGAGGTGCGTCTGTGACAGGCTTACTTCCCGGAGCTGGAGGTGCGTCTGTGGCGGGTTTACTTGCTGGAGTTGGAGGTGCATCTGTGACAGGTTTACCCTCTGGAGTTGGAGGTGCGTCTGTGACAGGTTTACTTCCCGGAGCTGGAGGTGCGTCTGTGGCGGGTTTACTCTCTGGAGTTGGAGGTGCGTCTGTGGCAGGTTTACCCTCTGGAGTTGGAGGTGCGTCTGTGACGGGTTTACTTCCCGGAGCTGGAGGTGCGTCTGTGACGGGTTTACTTGCTGGAGTTGGAGGTGCATCTGTGACAGGTTTACCCTCTGGAGTTGGAGGTGCGTCTGTGACAGGTTTACTTCCCGGAGCTGGAGGTGCGTCTGTGGCGGGTTTACTCTCTGGAGTTGGAGGTGCGTCTGTGGCAGGTTTACCCTCTGGAGTTGGAGGTGCGTCTGTGACGGGTTTACTTCCCGGAGCTGGAGGTGCGTCTGTGACGGGTTTACTTGCTGGAGTTGGTGGTGCATCTGTGACAGGTTTACCCTCTGGAGTTGGAGGTGCGTCTGTGACAGGCTTACTTCCCGGAGCTGGAGGTGCGTCTGTGGCGGGTTTACTCTCTGGAGTTGGAGGTGCGTCTGTGGCAGGTTTACCCTCTGGAGTTGGAGGTGCGTCTGTGACGGGTTTACTTCCCGGAGCTGGAGGTGCGTCTGTGACGGGTTTACTTGCTGGAGTTGGTGGTGCATCTGTGACAGGTTTACCCTCTGGAGTTGGAGGTGCGTCTGTGACAGGCTTACTTCCCGGAGCTGGAGGTGCGTCTGTGGCGGGTTTACTCTCTGGAGTTGGAGGTGCGTTTGTGACGGGTTTACTCGCTGGAGTTGGAGGTGCATCTGTAACGGGTTTACTGTCTGGAGTACTTTTTGTACGAACGTCATGACAAATCGATTTCAGTTCTTCTTTcattaagttttttaatttttctaattcttcttcataagaatttttttttttttctaaaatctggCTATATTTAATTAGCGCACCATTAAGGGTATTTTCGATGTTACGTACTTGTACATCAGATTCTCCcgcaattttttctttgaatcCCGTGAAGTACAATTTCCTTGTGTTTTCTAACTCTGCATTCAGGCTGCTtacatatgaatttttgattCTCTCTAACTCTCTATCGAAATCAGTACGATTATTATGTTTTTCGAATTCTTCTAAAATATCTTTTCGTTTCGAATCTATCTTTTTTATCAATTCATCATTATACAAACCGAGTCGAATTGTCAAAttttgtgcatttttttctagatcaccataaattttcatttttttcgcaTCCAAATCAATGTCAAACGCCTGTTCTACAGTTTTTATCCGTTGTTTCAATTTATCCTCAGCATCGTCcgcttttttttcaagtttttgagCAGTCGATTCacctaatttttcaaattgtttGACCATGGTATTATTTACCTTTCTAAAGGTATGCTTTACATTTTCTATTGTTTCCTCAACAGTACCATAAAACACAGAAATGAGGTTTTTTGAATGTGATTGCAAATCAttcattgttttttcttttatcgaATTACTTTCATCTCTCGCTTTTGTGACTGACTTTTTAATAATCTCTTTTGCTGTCTTCGTCATAAGTCTAACATTTTGAAGTgcttcattaatatttttataatatgtcGACGTTAGATTTCTAGATGCCATTCGTATCTCATCGATTGTCTCATTCTTTATAGAACTTCCCTTAGTTTGCATAGTTTTTATCTTAGTTGAGATAATTTCATTTGCTGTCTTGGTGATAAGTTTAACGTTGTCAAGTgcttcattaatatttttatgatatgcCAACGTTAGATTTTTAGATGCCATCTGTATCTCAGCAATCGTctcgttttttatattatttcctTTACGTTCCATCCTTTGAGtcgaatttttaatgatttcatTAGCTTTTTTTGTCATAAGGTTTACGGTTTTAAGAGCATCACTAACGCTTGCATATGTTGCTCGAATTATTTCCTTTGCTTTCGAAGATAATTGGTTAATAGTTTGTTGCTTTACATTAGCTGCTTCAATTCGTAACGATTCAACCGAATTCGAATCGATTGGTTGTTCTCCCGAACTTCTGGACGGATTTGAAGATCGTGCCCAACATTCCTATAATCACATGAagatattattcaaaaaatttaacaaatatatcTCAAGACTTAGATTGGAACGAAATATAGATAAACATTTTCTCAAATGATATTTGTGTTGCTTCAATGTTTCGCAATTTACACTACCGCTCAAAAGTATTTGGTCATCCGTAAtttttgcacgcctcggacGCATAAGAAAaacaatatgaaaaaaattacttaaaatgtGACTAGTCGGACGTCAATTAGGATGTCCGTGTGTAAGAAAAATATCTCTCGAAAAACTCAATTAATcagtccaattttttttttcgatagcTTCAGATTTTAGTAGAATAGAAGCCTTTTGAATATCCCTAGTGTAATCCTTCTCCTTCATTTATGATCAATTAAAAACGGAAACCTGATTATGTTTACCAGTGCTTAATCCTCCATTTTTTCCCCACAAATATAAGTAGGCATAAAGATTTATTACTAAAGTATCATTACGGGACATGATTATCATCAAACTACGTTGATATTATAATGCTCCACTTTACCATcagatagttttttttttttttttttttttccattatatCGCGACAAATCGACTTGCCAACTGTCATTCAATTAAccaaattaaacaaaaaaaaaaaagaaaacaataaatgtcttcgtgtttattaaaaaattttgtaattgaaaaaaaaggccattcggcaaccgaaatggaagtagatttctcattatttgatttttttcacctttcaaataaaagttgataacgaaataacattttttttgacattttcttaaaaattctcaagatgataaaacaaaaaaaatcaaaaaattaaaagtataatgccaaaaattgaagctaactaaatgagcttcagaaagattttcaatgataatgcactatatgtttcgatttgacgttatttaaagataccTATGCATACATTAaaactatcggaccaatggtatttCGGATCCTATTCGAAGAaatatgatagattatggttttattCCTCGAAA from Microplitis mediator isolate UGA2020A chromosome 7, iyMicMedi2.1, whole genome shotgun sequence includes the following:
- the LOC130671046 gene encoding mucin-2-like is translated as MERKGNNIKNETIAEIQMASKNLTLAYHKNINEALDNVKLITKTANEIISTKIKTMQTKGSSIKNETIDEIRMASRNLTSTYYKNINEALQNVRLMTKTAKEIIKKSVTKARDESNSIKEKTMNDLQSHSKNLISVFYGTVEETIENVKHTFRKVNNTMVKQFEKLGESTAQKLEKKADDAEDKLKQRIKTVEQAFDIDLDAKKMKIYGDLEKNAQNLTIRLGLYNDELIKKIDSKRKDILEEFEKHNNRTDFDRELERIKNSYVSSLNAELENTRKLYFTGFKEKIAGESDVQVRNIENTLNEELKSICHDVRTKSTPDSKPVTDAPPTPASKPVTNAPPTPESKPATDAPPAPGSKPVTDAPPTPEGKPVTDAPPTPASKPVTDAPPAPGSKPVTDAPPTPEGKPATDAPPTPESKPATDAPPAPGSKPVTDAPPTPEGKPVTDAPPTPASKPVTDAPPAPGSKPVTDAPPTPEGKPATDAPPTPESKPATDAPPAPGSKPVTDAPPTPEGKPVTDAPPTPASKPVTDAPPAPGSKPVTDAPPTPEGKPATDAPPTPESKPATDAPPAPGSKPVTDAPPTPEGKPVTDAPPTPASKPATDAPPAPGSKPVTDAPPTPEGKPVTDAPPTPASKPVTDAPPAPGSKPVTDAPPTPEGKPATDAPPTPESKPATDAPPAPGSKPVTDAPPTPEGKPVTDAPPTPASKPATDAPPAPGSKPVTDAPPTPEGKPVTDAPPTPASKPVTDAPPAPGSKPVTDAPPTPEGKPVTDAPPTPASKPVTDAPPAPGSKPVTDAPPTPEGKPATDAPPTPESKPATDAPPAPGSKPVTDAPPTPEGKPVTDAPPTPASKPVTDAPPAPGSKPVTDAPPTPEGKPATDAPPTPESKPATDAPPAPGSKPVTDAPPTPEGKPVTDAPPTPASKPATDAPPAPGSKPVTDAPPTPEGTPVTDAPPTPASKPVTDAPPAPGSKPVTDAPPTPEGKPVTDAPPTPASKPVTDAPPAPGSKPVTDAPPTPEGKPATDAPPTPESKPATDAPPAPGSKPVTDAPPTPEGKPVTDAPPTPASKPVTDAPPAPGSKPVTDAPPTPEGKPATDAPPTPESKPAIDAPPAPGSKPVTDAPPTPEGKPVTDAPPTPASKPVTDAPPAPGSKPVTDAPPTPEGKPATDAPPTPESKPATDAPPAPGSKPVTDAPPTPEGKPVTDAPPTPASKPVTDAPPAPGSKPVTDAPPTPEGKPATDAPPTPEGKPVTDAPPTPASKPATDAPPAPGSKPVTDAPPTPEGKPVTDAPPTPASKPVTDAPPAPGSKPVTDAPPTPEGKPVTDAPPTPASKPVTDAPPAPGSKPVTDAPPTPEGKPAADAPPTPESKPATDAPPAPGSKPVTDAPPTPEGKPVTDAPPTPASKPVTDAPPAPGSKPVTDAPSTPEGKPATDAPPTPESKPATDAPPAPGSKPVTDAPPTPEGKPATDAPPTPESKPVTDAPPTPEGKPVTDAPPTPASKPVTDAPPAPGSKPVTDAPPTPEGKPATDAPPTPESKPATDAPPAPGSKPVTDAPPTPEGKPVTDAPPTPASKPVTDAPPAPGSKPVTDAPPTPEGKPATDAPPTPESKPATDAPPAPGSKPVTDAPPTPEGKPVTDAPPTPASKPVTDAPPAPGSKPVTDAPPTPEGKPATDAPPTPESKPATDAPPAPGSKPVTDAPPTPEGKPVTDAPPTPASKPVTDAPPAPGSKPVTDAPPTPEGKPATDAPPTPEGKPVTDAPPTPASKPATDAPPAPGSKPVTDAPPTPEGKPVTDAPPTPASKPVTDAPPAPGSKPVTDAPPTPEGKPVTDAPPTPASKPVTDAPPAPGSKPVTDAPPTPEGKPATDAPPTPESKPATDAPPAPGSKPVTDAPPTPEGKPVTDAPPTPASKPVTDAPPAPGSKPVTDAPPTPEGKPATDAPPTPESKPATDAPPAPGSKPVTDAPPTPEGKPVTDAPPTPASKPVTDAPPAPGSKPVTDAPPTPEGKPATDAPPTPESKPATDAPPTPEGKPATDAPPTLEGKPVTDAPPTPASKPVTDAPPTPEG